Proteins encoded in a region of the Geoanaerobacter pelophilus genome:
- a CDS encoding CxxxxCH/CxxCH domain c-type cytochrome, producing MSTFTTISSGDHQRHAKDYAYACNYCHGAGYTTSAVSVATHVNKKINLDFSNTTQTTSTVYSKYSAAGFAPAKGYYGTCRTSYCHSNGQSDNAKASIYRQPKWGTTVLDCGGCHNNMATFANATSGSHYTHAYQTGNAKYTCDICHGSGYTGTSTVPRSAGSTHVNQKIDLSLTGYSKYSSTGFKPAKGYYGTCNVTNCHGSGKPTWGASVAAPVNGFPYSSNVCEKCHGQVNSNPFYSTAIPKVTANTDTQVGAHFNHLSSNGSRISHSASCKDCHVVPATVTASGHLNGVAEVTFPTGSLARGLAGTLQATYSSATHSCATTYCHGDTLASNKKATGAKLAAIVKAPRWATPFLSLNHATAPTAADCGACHGFPPRSAAHTAVAAYAAYTASQNISPASSNCSNCHKHFNANGTLTVAGLGLHINGSVEGGDCVGCHTGAVPAAAPKRIGAAGQFTAQSHHIQGRPVTTADCYQCHWEANSDGSINSSYHDQTSGKPVDLVIWNGTARPSGTTYTEGSTGTAYTANGTRAQIAKINNQCLSCHSTRNAAVAPFVTGSTTDKYSPEARLATPKAKTSILSRYSSTVTVAWSMYNFSSATGNTSRFGTNQK from the coding sequence ATGAGCACCTTTACAACTATTTCATCTGGCGATCATCAACGGCATGCTAAAGACTATGCATATGCTTGTAATTATTGCCACGGAGCTGGCTATACCACATCAGCAGTGAGCGTTGCCACTCACGTAAACAAGAAAATAAATCTGGATTTCTCGAATACTACGCAAACAACAAGCACTGTTTACTCTAAGTACTCAGCTGCAGGCTTCGCGCCTGCTAAGGGGTACTACGGAACCTGCAGAACCAGCTACTGTCACTCCAACGGCCAAAGTGATAACGCCAAGGCGTCGATCTACCGCCAGCCAAAGTGGGGGACCACGGTGCTTGACTGTGGCGGCTGCCACAACAATATGGCTACATTCGCCAACGCTACATCTGGAAGCCACTACACTCATGCTTATCAGACTGGAAATGCGAAATACACCTGCGACATCTGTCATGGATCAGGTTACACAGGGACATCCACTGTTCCTAGAAGCGCCGGCTCTACTCATGTTAACCAGAAGATCGATCTTAGCTTGACAGGCTACTCCAAATACTCTTCAACAGGGTTCAAACCTGCGAAAGGTTATTATGGTACTTGCAATGTGACAAATTGTCATGGTTCTGGTAAACCGACTTGGGGCGCATCAGTCGCAGCTCCTGTCAATGGTTTCCCTTATTCCAGCAATGTCTGCGAAAAATGTCATGGTCAAGTAAATAGCAATCCGTTTTATTCGACGGCAATACCTAAGGTTACTGCAAACACTGATACCCAAGTCGGCGCTCACTTTAATCACCTGAGCTCCAACGGCAGCCGTATTAGCCATTCTGCGTCGTGCAAAGATTGCCATGTCGTACCTGCTACAGTTACGGCTTCTGGTCACTTGAACGGTGTTGCTGAAGTTACCTTCCCAACAGGTTCCCTTGCACGCGGTCTTGCAGGAACACTTCAGGCGACTTACAGTTCGGCTACACACAGTTGTGCAACAACCTACTGCCATGGCGATACTCTTGCTTCCAACAAAAAGGCTACTGGTGCTAAGTTGGCAGCAATAGTCAAAGCCCCACGTTGGGCAACGCCGTTCCTTTCTTTAAACCATGCGACAGCCCCGACTGCAGCTGATTGCGGAGCGTGTCACGGCTTCCCACCGCGGTCCGCAGCTCATACAGCCGTAGCGGCTTATGCGGCCTACACTGCCAGCCAGAACATTTCACCTGCATCATCTAATTGCAGTAACTGTCATAAGCACTTCAATGCCAACGGCACCTTGACTGTTGCCGGTCTTGGCCTGCATATCAACGGTTCTGTTGAAGGTGGCGATTGTGTCGGCTGCCATACCGGCGCTGTGCCGGCTGCTGCACCTAAACGAATCGGCGCTGCCGGCCAGTTCACCGCCCAGTCTCACCATATCCAAGGCCGGCCGGTCACCACCGCCGACTGTTATCAGTGTCACTGGGAAGCCAACAGTGACGGCAGCATAAATAGTAGCTATCACGACCAGACTTCCGGCAAGCCGGTCGATCTCGTCATCTGGAACGGCACTGCCAGGCCTTCTGGCACAACTTATACTGAAGGATCAACCGGTACCGCCTATACCGCAAACGGCACCAGGGCGCAGATCGCCAAGATCAACAACCAGTGCCTGAGCTGTCACAGCACCAGGAACGCTGCAGTTGCTCCGTTCGTTACCGGATCCACCACCGACAAGTACTCGCCGGAAGCCCGTCTTGCCACACCCAAGGCCAAGACCAGCATCCTGTCCCGTTACTCCAGTACGGTTACTGTAGCGTGGAGCATGTACAACTTCTCCTCAGCAACCGGCAACACCTCACGGTTCGGCACCAACCAGAAGAA